The following coding sequences lie in one Arachis hypogaea cultivar Tifrunner chromosome 4, arahy.Tifrunner.gnm2.J5K5, whole genome shotgun sequence genomic window:
- the LOC112796993 gene encoding uncharacterized protein, producing the protein MGAKKTSNDESIFSHSRITKLSVVIYALIFVVIILFNSDRNINSSSSSGSSSDSTDSSTNQNQTSKSSDETNDTLSSNSAKANNGVNSHSFNMEPNTQGEVDYEENEDLMIPLPQMTKPQRIAWFRSQLPKLQMLKSRNDSSFHARVSNFFTQNCSTRFYAIWLSPAKFFGQREFMTMDTLLKVHPQGCLLILSSSMDSVLGYRILKPLIDRGLKVLAIAPDLPVLVLNTPAESWLEELKSGNKDPGTVPLFNNLSNLIRLAVLYKYGGVYLDIDLIFLKDLSSLRNAIGAQNMDPVTKKWLRLNNAVMVFDKKHPILLDFIEEFAQTFDGNRWGHNGPYMVSRVVGRVGNTPGYDITILPPKAFYPVDWNKIPEYYKKPEDENGSIWVENKVRELMYGVGTYTLHLWNKRTRKLDIEDGSVMARLFTDHCVVCYGVTRN; encoded by the coding sequence ATGGGTGCTAAGAAAACCTCCAATGATGAGAGTATATTCAGTCATAGCCGCATTACAAAATTATCTGTTGTAATCTATGCCTTGATATTTGTTGTTATTATCCTCTTCAATTCTGATCGAAATATCAATTCGTCGTCTTCTTCTGGTTCTTCATCAGATTCAACTGATAGTTCCACAAACCAAAATCAAACTTCTAAGTCTAGTGATGAAACAAACGACACATTGTCATCAAATTCTGCAAAGGCTAATAATGGTGTAAATTCTCATAGTTTCAACATGGAGCCAAATACGCAAGGAGAGGTAGATTATGAAGAAAATGAAGATCTTATGATTCCATTGCCACAAATGACAAAGCCACAAAGAATTGCATGGTTTAGGTCACAGCTTCCTAAGCTTCaaatgctaaaatcaagaaatgaCTCTTCATTCCATGCAAGAGTCTCTAATTTCTTCACCCAAAATTGCTCAACGCGCTTTTACGCCATATGGCTTTCGCCGGCGAAATTCTTCGGCCAGAGGGAGTTCATGACTATGGACACCCTTCTTAAGGTCCACCCTCAAGGTTGCTTGCTGATCCTATCAAGCTCAATGGATTCGGTACTCGGGTATCGGATCCTGAAGCCTTTGATAGATCGCGGGCTTAAAGTACTCGCGATTGCACCTGATTTGCCGGTTCTGGTCTTGAACACCCCTGCTGAATCTTGGCTCGAAGAGCTAAAGAGCGGCAACAAGGACCCCGGAACCGTCCCGTTGTTCAATAACCTCTCCAACTTGATTCGCCTCGCCGTACTTTACAAGTACGGCGGCGTTTACTTGGACATAGATTTGATTTTCTTGAAGGACTTATCATCACTGAGGAATGCAATTGGAGCACAAAATATGGACCCTGTGACAAAAAAATGGTTGAGGTTGAACAACGCAGTTATGGTATTTGACAAGAAACACCCTATTCTTTTAGACTTCATTGAGGAATTTGCACAAACATTTGATGGGAATAGATGGGGGCATAATGGTCCATACATGGTTTCAAGAGTTGTGGGGAGAGTTGGAAACACACCAGGGTATGACATTACTATTTTGCCCCCAAAGGCGTTTTATCCTGTGGATTGGAACAAGATTCCGGAGTATTACAAGAAGCCTGAAGATGAAAATGGATCAATTTGGGTGGAGAATAAGGTGAGGGAATTAATGTATGGAGTGGGTACATACACGCTTCATTTGTGGAACAAGAGGACTAGAAAGCTGGATATTGAAGACGGAAGTGTTATGGCGAGATTGTTCACTGATCACTGCGTTGTTTGCTATGGTGTCACCAGGAATTAA